In Arvicanthis niloticus isolate mArvNil1 chromosome 4, mArvNil1.pat.X, whole genome shotgun sequence, a single window of DNA contains:
- the Postn gene encoding periostin isoform X3 yields MVPLLPLSALLLLFLCDVNPANANSYYDKVLAHSRIRGRDQGPNVCALQQILGTKKKYFSSCKNWYQGAICGKKTTVLYECCPGYMKMEGMKGCPAVMPIDHVYGTLGIVGATTTQHYSDVSKLREEIEGKGSYTYFAPSNEAWDNLDTDIRRGLENNVNVELLNALHSHMVNKRMLTKDLKHGMVIPSMYNNLGLFINHYPNGVVTVNCARVIHGNQIATNGVVHVIDRVLTQIGTSIQDFLEAEDDLSSFRAAAITSDLLESLGRDGHFTLFAPTNEAFEKLPRGVLERIMGDKVASEALLKYHILNTLQCSEAITGGAVFETMEGNTIEIGCEGDSISINGIKMVNKKDIVTKNGVIHLIDEVLIPDSAKQVIELAGKQQTTFTDLVAQLGLASSLKPDGEYTLLAPVNNAFSDDTLSMDQRLLKLILQNHILKVKVGLSDLYNGQILETIGGKQLRVFVYRTAICIENSCMVRGSKQGRNGAIHIFREIIQPAEKSLHDKLRQDKRFSIFLSLLEAADLKDLLTQPGDWTLFAPTNDAFKGMTNEEREILIGDKNALQNIILYHLTPGVYIGKGFEPGVTNILKTTQGSKIYLKGVNETLLVNELKSKESDIMTTNGVIHVVDKLLYPADIPVGNDQLLELLNKLIKYIQIKFVRGSTFKEIPMTVYTTKIITKFVEPKIKVVQGSLQPFIKTEGPAMTKIQIEGEPDFRLIKEGETVTEVIHGEPVIKKYTKIIDGVPVEITEKQTREERIITGPEIKYTRISTGGGETEETLQKFLQEDTPARKIQANRRVQGSRRRSREGRSQ; encoded by the exons ATGGTTCCTCTCCTGCCCTTAtctgctctgctgctgctgttcctgtgTGATGTTAATCCTGCCAACGCCAACAGTTACTATGACAAGGTCCTGGCTCACAGCCGCATCAGGGGTCGGGATCAGGG CCCAAATGTCTGTGCCCTCCAGCAGATTCTGGGCACCAAAAAGAAATACTTCAGCTCCTGTAAGAACTGGTATCAAGGTGCTATCTGCGGGAAGAAAAC CACTGTGCTATATGAATGCTGTCCTGGTTATATGAAAATGGAAGGGATGAAAGGCTGCCCGGCAG TGATGCCCATTGACCACGTTTATGGCACGCTGGGCATTGTGGGAGCCACTACCACTCAGCACTACTCCGATGTCTCGAAGCTGAGggaagagattgaaggaaaggggTCGTACACTTACTTCGCTCCGAGTAACGAGGCTTGGGACAACCTGGATACG GACATTCGCAGAGGACTGGAGAACAATGTCAATGTTGAGTTACTGAATGCTTTACACAGCCACATGGTTAATAAGAGAATGTTAACCAAGGACCTGAAACACGGCATGGTTATTCCTTCAATGTACAACAATCTGGGGCTTTTTATTAACCATTATCCCAATGGG GTCGTTACTGTGAATTGTGCTCGGGTCATCCACGGGAACCAGATTGCAACCAATGGTGTTGTCCACGTCATTGACCGTGTCCTGACACAAATTGGTACCTCCATCCAAGACTTCCTTGAAGCAGAAGATGACCTTTCATCGTTCAGA GCGGCTGCCATCACCTCTGACCTTTTGGAGTCCCTTGGAAGAGACGGTCACTTCACACTCTTTGCTCCCACCAACGAGGCTTTCGAGAAACTCCCACGGGGAGTGCTAGAAAGGATCATGGGAGACAAGGTGGCTTCTGAAG CTCTCCTGAAGTACCACATCCTAAATACCCTCCAGTGCTCTGAGGCTATCACAGGAGGAGCCGTTTTTGAGACCATGGAAGGAAACACCATTGAGATAGGGTGTGAGGGGGACAGCATCTCCATTAATGGAATCAAAATGGTGAACAAGAAAGACATTGTGACTAAGAATGGCGTCATCCACCTGATTGATGAAGTCCTCATCCCTGACTCTG CTAAACAAGTTATTGAGCTGGCTGGAAAACAGCAAACCACTTTCACAGATCTGGTAGCCCAATTAGGCTTGGCATCTTCTCTGAAGccagatggagaatacaccttgttaGCACCTGTGAACAATGCGTTCTCTG ATGACACTCTGAGCATGGACCAGCGCCTTCTTAAACTAATTCTGCAAAATCACATATTGAAAGTAAAAGTTGGCCTTAGTGACCTCTACAATGGGCAGATACTGGAGACCATTGGAGGCAAACAACTCCGTGTCTTCGTGTATCGGACG GCTATCTGCATAGAAAACTCCTGCATGGTGAGAGGGAGCAAGCAGGGAAGGAATGGCGCCATTCACATATTCCGAGAGATCATCCAACCAGCAGAGAAATCCCTGCATGACAAGCTGCGGCAAGACAAGCGCTTTAG CATCTTCCTCAGCCTTCTTGAGGCTGCAGATTTGAAAGATCTCCTGACACAGCCTGGAGACTGGACGTTGTTTGCACCAACCAATGATGCCTTCAAGGGAATGACTAATGAAGAAAGGGAGATTCTGATTG GTGATAAAAATGCTCTCCAAAACATCATTCTTTATCACCTGACCCCAGGGGTTTATATTGGAAAGGGATTTGAACCCGGAGTCACTAATATCCTGAAGACCACACAGGGAAGCAAAATCTATCTGAAAGGA GTAAATGAGACACTTCTGGTGAATGAGTTGAAGTCCAAAGAATCTGACATCATGACCACAAACGGTGTTATTCACGTCGTGGACAAACTCCTCTATCCAGCAG ACATCCCGGTTGGAAACGATCAGCTCTTGGAATTACTGAACAAACTGATAAAATACATCCAAATCAAG tttgtcCGTGGCAGCACCTTCAAAGAAATTCCCATGACTGTCTATA CAACTAAAATTATAACCAAATTCGTGGAACCAAAAATTAAAGTCGTTCAAGGCAGTCTTCAGCCTTTTATCAAAACAGAAG GACCTGCAATGACGAAGATCCAAATTGAAGGTGAACCTGACTTCAGACTGATTAAAGAAGGTGAAACAGTGACAGAAGTGATTCATGGAG AGCCAGTCATTAAAAAGTACACCAAAATCATAGATGGGGTTCCTGTTGAAATAACTGAAAAACAGACCCGGGAAGAACGAATCATTACAG GTCCTGAGATAAAATATACCAGGATCTCCACCGGAGggggagaaacagaagagaccTTGCAGAAATTCTTGCAAGAAG acacACCTGCAAGGAAGATACAAGCCAACAGAAGAGTTCAAG gatcTAGAAGACGATCAAGAGAAGGCCGTTCTCAGTGA
- the Postn gene encoding periostin isoform X1 has protein sequence MVPLLPLSALLLLFLCDVNPANANSYYDKVLAHSRIRGRDQGPNVCALQQILGTKKKYFSSCKNWYQGAICGKKTTVLYECCPGYMKMEGMKGCPAVMPIDHVYGTLGIVGATTTQHYSDVSKLREEIEGKGSYTYFAPSNEAWDNLDTDIRRGLENNVNVELLNALHSHMVNKRMLTKDLKHGMVIPSMYNNLGLFINHYPNGVVTVNCARVIHGNQIATNGVVHVIDRVLTQIGTSIQDFLEAEDDLSSFRAAAITSDLLESLGRDGHFTLFAPTNEAFEKLPRGVLERIMGDKVASEALLKYHILNTLQCSEAITGGAVFETMEGNTIEIGCEGDSISINGIKMVNKKDIVTKNGVIHLIDEVLIPDSAKQVIELAGKQQTTFTDLVAQLGLASSLKPDGEYTLLAPVNNAFSDDTLSMDQRLLKLILQNHILKVKVGLSDLYNGQILETIGGKQLRVFVYRTAICIENSCMVRGSKQGRNGAIHIFREIIQPAEKSLHDKLRQDKRFSIFLSLLEAADLKDLLTQPGDWTLFAPTNDAFKGMTNEEREILIGDKNALQNIILYHLTPGVYIGKGFEPGVTNILKTTQGSKIYLKGVNETLLVNELKSKESDIMTTNGVIHVVDKLLYPADIPVGNDQLLELLNKLIKYIQIKFVRGSTFKEIPMTVYTTKIITKFVEPKIKVVQGSLQPFIKTEGPAMTKIQIEGEPDFRLIKEGETVTEVIHGEPVIKKYTKIIDGVPVEITEKQTREERIITGPEIKYTRISTGGGETEETLQKFLQEEVSKVTKFIEGGDGHLFEDEEIKRLLQGDTPARKIQANRRVQGSRRRSREGRSQ, from the exons ATGGTTCCTCTCCTGCCCTTAtctgctctgctgctgctgttcctgtgTGATGTTAATCCTGCCAACGCCAACAGTTACTATGACAAGGTCCTGGCTCACAGCCGCATCAGGGGTCGGGATCAGGG CCCAAATGTCTGTGCCCTCCAGCAGATTCTGGGCACCAAAAAGAAATACTTCAGCTCCTGTAAGAACTGGTATCAAGGTGCTATCTGCGGGAAGAAAAC CACTGTGCTATATGAATGCTGTCCTGGTTATATGAAAATGGAAGGGATGAAAGGCTGCCCGGCAG TGATGCCCATTGACCACGTTTATGGCACGCTGGGCATTGTGGGAGCCACTACCACTCAGCACTACTCCGATGTCTCGAAGCTGAGggaagagattgaaggaaaggggTCGTACACTTACTTCGCTCCGAGTAACGAGGCTTGGGACAACCTGGATACG GACATTCGCAGAGGACTGGAGAACAATGTCAATGTTGAGTTACTGAATGCTTTACACAGCCACATGGTTAATAAGAGAATGTTAACCAAGGACCTGAAACACGGCATGGTTATTCCTTCAATGTACAACAATCTGGGGCTTTTTATTAACCATTATCCCAATGGG GTCGTTACTGTGAATTGTGCTCGGGTCATCCACGGGAACCAGATTGCAACCAATGGTGTTGTCCACGTCATTGACCGTGTCCTGACACAAATTGGTACCTCCATCCAAGACTTCCTTGAAGCAGAAGATGACCTTTCATCGTTCAGA GCGGCTGCCATCACCTCTGACCTTTTGGAGTCCCTTGGAAGAGACGGTCACTTCACACTCTTTGCTCCCACCAACGAGGCTTTCGAGAAACTCCCACGGGGAGTGCTAGAAAGGATCATGGGAGACAAGGTGGCTTCTGAAG CTCTCCTGAAGTACCACATCCTAAATACCCTCCAGTGCTCTGAGGCTATCACAGGAGGAGCCGTTTTTGAGACCATGGAAGGAAACACCATTGAGATAGGGTGTGAGGGGGACAGCATCTCCATTAATGGAATCAAAATGGTGAACAAGAAAGACATTGTGACTAAGAATGGCGTCATCCACCTGATTGATGAAGTCCTCATCCCTGACTCTG CTAAACAAGTTATTGAGCTGGCTGGAAAACAGCAAACCACTTTCACAGATCTGGTAGCCCAATTAGGCTTGGCATCTTCTCTGAAGccagatggagaatacaccttgttaGCACCTGTGAACAATGCGTTCTCTG ATGACACTCTGAGCATGGACCAGCGCCTTCTTAAACTAATTCTGCAAAATCACATATTGAAAGTAAAAGTTGGCCTTAGTGACCTCTACAATGGGCAGATACTGGAGACCATTGGAGGCAAACAACTCCGTGTCTTCGTGTATCGGACG GCTATCTGCATAGAAAACTCCTGCATGGTGAGAGGGAGCAAGCAGGGAAGGAATGGCGCCATTCACATATTCCGAGAGATCATCCAACCAGCAGAGAAATCCCTGCATGACAAGCTGCGGCAAGACAAGCGCTTTAG CATCTTCCTCAGCCTTCTTGAGGCTGCAGATTTGAAAGATCTCCTGACACAGCCTGGAGACTGGACGTTGTTTGCACCAACCAATGATGCCTTCAAGGGAATGACTAATGAAGAAAGGGAGATTCTGATTG GTGATAAAAATGCTCTCCAAAACATCATTCTTTATCACCTGACCCCAGGGGTTTATATTGGAAAGGGATTTGAACCCGGAGTCACTAATATCCTGAAGACCACACAGGGAAGCAAAATCTATCTGAAAGGA GTAAATGAGACACTTCTGGTGAATGAGTTGAAGTCCAAAGAATCTGACATCATGACCACAAACGGTGTTATTCACGTCGTGGACAAACTCCTCTATCCAGCAG ACATCCCGGTTGGAAACGATCAGCTCTTGGAATTACTGAACAAACTGATAAAATACATCCAAATCAAG tttgtcCGTGGCAGCACCTTCAAAGAAATTCCCATGACTGTCTATA CAACTAAAATTATAACCAAATTCGTGGAACCAAAAATTAAAGTCGTTCAAGGCAGTCTTCAGCCTTTTATCAAAACAGAAG GACCTGCAATGACGAAGATCCAAATTGAAGGTGAACCTGACTTCAGACTGATTAAAGAAGGTGAAACAGTGACAGAAGTGATTCATGGAG AGCCAGTCATTAAAAAGTACACCAAAATCATAGATGGGGTTCCTGTTGAAATAACTGAAAAACAGACCCGGGAAGAACGAATCATTACAG GTCCTGAGATAAAATATACCAGGATCTCCACCGGAGggggagaaacagaagagaccTTGCAGAAATTCTTGCAAGAAG AGGTCTCCAAGGTCACAAAGTTCATTGAAGGTGGCGATGGTCACTTATTTGAAGATGAGGAGATTAAAAGACTGCTTCAGGGAG acacACCTGCAAGGAAGATACAAGCCAACAGAAGAGTTCAAG gatcTAGAAGACGATCAAGAGAAGGCCGTTCTCAGTGA
- the Postn gene encoding periostin isoform X2, which translates to MVPLLPLSALLLLFLCDVNPANANSYYDKVLAHSRIRGRDQGPNVCALQQILGTKKKYFSSCKNWYQGAICGKKTTVLYECCPGYMKMEGMKGCPAVMPIDHVYGTLGIVGATTTQHYSDVSKLREEIEGKGSYTYFAPSNEAWDNLDTDIRRGLENNVNVELLNALHSHMVNKRMLTKDLKHGMVIPSMYNNLGLFINHYPNGVVTVNCARVIHGNQIATNGVVHVIDRVLTQIGTSIQDFLEAEDDLSSFRAAAITSDLLESLGRDGHFTLFAPTNEAFEKLPRGVLERIMGDKVASEALLKYHILNTLQCSEAITGGAVFETMEGNTIEIGCEGDSISINGIKMVNKKDIVTKNGVIHLIDEVLIPDSAKQVIELAGKQQTTFTDLVAQLGLASSLKPDGEYTLLAPVNNAFSDDTLSMDQRLLKLILQNHILKVKVGLSDLYNGQILETIGGKQLRVFVYRTAICIENSCMVRGSKQGRNGAIHIFREIIQPAEKSLHDKLRQDKRFSIFLSLLEAADLKDLLTQPGDWTLFAPTNDAFKGMTNEEREILIGDKNALQNIILYHLTPGVYIGKGFEPGVTNILKTTQGSKIYLKGVNETLLVNELKSKESDIMTTNGVIHVVDKLLYPADIPVGNDQLLELLNKLIKYIQIKFVRGSTFKEIPMTVYRPAMTKIQIEGEPDFRLIKEGETVTEVIHGEPVIKKYTKIIDGVPVEITEKQTREERIITGPEIKYTRISTGGGETEETLQKFLQEEVSKVTKFIEGGDGHLFEDEEIKRLLQGDTPARKIQANRRVQGSRRRSREGRSQ; encoded by the exons ATGGTTCCTCTCCTGCCCTTAtctgctctgctgctgctgttcctgtgTGATGTTAATCCTGCCAACGCCAACAGTTACTATGACAAGGTCCTGGCTCACAGCCGCATCAGGGGTCGGGATCAGGG CCCAAATGTCTGTGCCCTCCAGCAGATTCTGGGCACCAAAAAGAAATACTTCAGCTCCTGTAAGAACTGGTATCAAGGTGCTATCTGCGGGAAGAAAAC CACTGTGCTATATGAATGCTGTCCTGGTTATATGAAAATGGAAGGGATGAAAGGCTGCCCGGCAG TGATGCCCATTGACCACGTTTATGGCACGCTGGGCATTGTGGGAGCCACTACCACTCAGCACTACTCCGATGTCTCGAAGCTGAGggaagagattgaaggaaaggggTCGTACACTTACTTCGCTCCGAGTAACGAGGCTTGGGACAACCTGGATACG GACATTCGCAGAGGACTGGAGAACAATGTCAATGTTGAGTTACTGAATGCTTTACACAGCCACATGGTTAATAAGAGAATGTTAACCAAGGACCTGAAACACGGCATGGTTATTCCTTCAATGTACAACAATCTGGGGCTTTTTATTAACCATTATCCCAATGGG GTCGTTACTGTGAATTGTGCTCGGGTCATCCACGGGAACCAGATTGCAACCAATGGTGTTGTCCACGTCATTGACCGTGTCCTGACACAAATTGGTACCTCCATCCAAGACTTCCTTGAAGCAGAAGATGACCTTTCATCGTTCAGA GCGGCTGCCATCACCTCTGACCTTTTGGAGTCCCTTGGAAGAGACGGTCACTTCACACTCTTTGCTCCCACCAACGAGGCTTTCGAGAAACTCCCACGGGGAGTGCTAGAAAGGATCATGGGAGACAAGGTGGCTTCTGAAG CTCTCCTGAAGTACCACATCCTAAATACCCTCCAGTGCTCTGAGGCTATCACAGGAGGAGCCGTTTTTGAGACCATGGAAGGAAACACCATTGAGATAGGGTGTGAGGGGGACAGCATCTCCATTAATGGAATCAAAATGGTGAACAAGAAAGACATTGTGACTAAGAATGGCGTCATCCACCTGATTGATGAAGTCCTCATCCCTGACTCTG CTAAACAAGTTATTGAGCTGGCTGGAAAACAGCAAACCACTTTCACAGATCTGGTAGCCCAATTAGGCTTGGCATCTTCTCTGAAGccagatggagaatacaccttgttaGCACCTGTGAACAATGCGTTCTCTG ATGACACTCTGAGCATGGACCAGCGCCTTCTTAAACTAATTCTGCAAAATCACATATTGAAAGTAAAAGTTGGCCTTAGTGACCTCTACAATGGGCAGATACTGGAGACCATTGGAGGCAAACAACTCCGTGTCTTCGTGTATCGGACG GCTATCTGCATAGAAAACTCCTGCATGGTGAGAGGGAGCAAGCAGGGAAGGAATGGCGCCATTCACATATTCCGAGAGATCATCCAACCAGCAGAGAAATCCCTGCATGACAAGCTGCGGCAAGACAAGCGCTTTAG CATCTTCCTCAGCCTTCTTGAGGCTGCAGATTTGAAAGATCTCCTGACACAGCCTGGAGACTGGACGTTGTTTGCACCAACCAATGATGCCTTCAAGGGAATGACTAATGAAGAAAGGGAGATTCTGATTG GTGATAAAAATGCTCTCCAAAACATCATTCTTTATCACCTGACCCCAGGGGTTTATATTGGAAAGGGATTTGAACCCGGAGTCACTAATATCCTGAAGACCACACAGGGAAGCAAAATCTATCTGAAAGGA GTAAATGAGACACTTCTGGTGAATGAGTTGAAGTCCAAAGAATCTGACATCATGACCACAAACGGTGTTATTCACGTCGTGGACAAACTCCTCTATCCAGCAG ACATCCCGGTTGGAAACGATCAGCTCTTGGAATTACTGAACAAACTGATAAAATACATCCAAATCAAG tttgtcCGTGGCAGCACCTTCAAAGAAATTCCCATGACTGTCTATA GACCTGCAATGACGAAGATCCAAATTGAAGGTGAACCTGACTTCAGACTGATTAAAGAAGGTGAAACAGTGACAGAAGTGATTCATGGAG AGCCAGTCATTAAAAAGTACACCAAAATCATAGATGGGGTTCCTGTTGAAATAACTGAAAAACAGACCCGGGAAGAACGAATCATTACAG GTCCTGAGATAAAATATACCAGGATCTCCACCGGAGggggagaaacagaagagaccTTGCAGAAATTCTTGCAAGAAG AGGTCTCCAAGGTCACAAAGTTCATTGAAGGTGGCGATGGTCACTTATTTGAAGATGAGGAGATTAAAAGACTGCTTCAGGGAG acacACCTGCAAGGAAGATACAAGCCAACAGAAGAGTTCAAG gatcTAGAAGACGATCAAGAGAAGGCCGTTCTCAGTGA
- the Postn gene encoding periostin isoform X4 yields MVPLLPLSALLLLFLCDVNPANANSYYDKVLAHSRIRGRDQGPNVCALQQILGTKKKYFSSCKNWYQGAICGKKTTVLYECCPGYMKMEGMKGCPAVMPIDHVYGTLGIVGATTTQHYSDVSKLREEIEGKGSYTYFAPSNEAWDNLDTDIRRGLENNVNVELLNALHSHMVNKRMLTKDLKHGMVIPSMYNNLGLFINHYPNGVVTVNCARVIHGNQIATNGVVHVIDRVLTQIGTSIQDFLEAEDDLSSFRAAAITSDLLESLGRDGHFTLFAPTNEAFEKLPRGVLERIMGDKVASEALLKYHILNTLQCSEAITGGAVFETMEGNTIEIGCEGDSISINGIKMVNKKDIVTKNGVIHLIDEVLIPDSAKQVIELAGKQQTTFTDLVAQLGLASSLKPDGEYTLLAPVNNAFSDDTLSMDQRLLKLILQNHILKVKVGLSDLYNGQILETIGGKQLRVFVYRTAICIENSCMVRGSKQGRNGAIHIFREIIQPAEKSLHDKLRQDKRFSIFLSLLEAADLKDLLTQPGDWTLFAPTNDAFKGMTNEEREILIGDKNALQNIILYHLTPGVYIGKGFEPGVTNILKTTQGSKIYLKGVNETLLVNELKSKESDIMTTNGVIHVVDKLLYPADIPVGNDQLLELLNKLIKYIQIKFVRGSTFKEIPMTVYRPAMTKIQIEGEPDFRLIKEGETVTEVIHGEPVIKKYTKIIDGVPVEITEKQTREERIITGPEIKYTRISTGGGETEETLQKFLQEDTPARKIQANRRVQGSRRRSREGRSQ; encoded by the exons ATGGTTCCTCTCCTGCCCTTAtctgctctgctgctgctgttcctgtgTGATGTTAATCCTGCCAACGCCAACAGTTACTATGACAAGGTCCTGGCTCACAGCCGCATCAGGGGTCGGGATCAGGG CCCAAATGTCTGTGCCCTCCAGCAGATTCTGGGCACCAAAAAGAAATACTTCAGCTCCTGTAAGAACTGGTATCAAGGTGCTATCTGCGGGAAGAAAAC CACTGTGCTATATGAATGCTGTCCTGGTTATATGAAAATGGAAGGGATGAAAGGCTGCCCGGCAG TGATGCCCATTGACCACGTTTATGGCACGCTGGGCATTGTGGGAGCCACTACCACTCAGCACTACTCCGATGTCTCGAAGCTGAGggaagagattgaaggaaaggggTCGTACACTTACTTCGCTCCGAGTAACGAGGCTTGGGACAACCTGGATACG GACATTCGCAGAGGACTGGAGAACAATGTCAATGTTGAGTTACTGAATGCTTTACACAGCCACATGGTTAATAAGAGAATGTTAACCAAGGACCTGAAACACGGCATGGTTATTCCTTCAATGTACAACAATCTGGGGCTTTTTATTAACCATTATCCCAATGGG GTCGTTACTGTGAATTGTGCTCGGGTCATCCACGGGAACCAGATTGCAACCAATGGTGTTGTCCACGTCATTGACCGTGTCCTGACACAAATTGGTACCTCCATCCAAGACTTCCTTGAAGCAGAAGATGACCTTTCATCGTTCAGA GCGGCTGCCATCACCTCTGACCTTTTGGAGTCCCTTGGAAGAGACGGTCACTTCACACTCTTTGCTCCCACCAACGAGGCTTTCGAGAAACTCCCACGGGGAGTGCTAGAAAGGATCATGGGAGACAAGGTGGCTTCTGAAG CTCTCCTGAAGTACCACATCCTAAATACCCTCCAGTGCTCTGAGGCTATCACAGGAGGAGCCGTTTTTGAGACCATGGAAGGAAACACCATTGAGATAGGGTGTGAGGGGGACAGCATCTCCATTAATGGAATCAAAATGGTGAACAAGAAAGACATTGTGACTAAGAATGGCGTCATCCACCTGATTGATGAAGTCCTCATCCCTGACTCTG CTAAACAAGTTATTGAGCTGGCTGGAAAACAGCAAACCACTTTCACAGATCTGGTAGCCCAATTAGGCTTGGCATCTTCTCTGAAGccagatggagaatacaccttgttaGCACCTGTGAACAATGCGTTCTCTG ATGACACTCTGAGCATGGACCAGCGCCTTCTTAAACTAATTCTGCAAAATCACATATTGAAAGTAAAAGTTGGCCTTAGTGACCTCTACAATGGGCAGATACTGGAGACCATTGGAGGCAAACAACTCCGTGTCTTCGTGTATCGGACG GCTATCTGCATAGAAAACTCCTGCATGGTGAGAGGGAGCAAGCAGGGAAGGAATGGCGCCATTCACATATTCCGAGAGATCATCCAACCAGCAGAGAAATCCCTGCATGACAAGCTGCGGCAAGACAAGCGCTTTAG CATCTTCCTCAGCCTTCTTGAGGCTGCAGATTTGAAAGATCTCCTGACACAGCCTGGAGACTGGACGTTGTTTGCACCAACCAATGATGCCTTCAAGGGAATGACTAATGAAGAAAGGGAGATTCTGATTG GTGATAAAAATGCTCTCCAAAACATCATTCTTTATCACCTGACCCCAGGGGTTTATATTGGAAAGGGATTTGAACCCGGAGTCACTAATATCCTGAAGACCACACAGGGAAGCAAAATCTATCTGAAAGGA GTAAATGAGACACTTCTGGTGAATGAGTTGAAGTCCAAAGAATCTGACATCATGACCACAAACGGTGTTATTCACGTCGTGGACAAACTCCTCTATCCAGCAG ACATCCCGGTTGGAAACGATCAGCTCTTGGAATTACTGAACAAACTGATAAAATACATCCAAATCAAG tttgtcCGTGGCAGCACCTTCAAAGAAATTCCCATGACTGTCTATA GACCTGCAATGACGAAGATCCAAATTGAAGGTGAACCTGACTTCAGACTGATTAAAGAAGGTGAAACAGTGACAGAAGTGATTCATGGAG AGCCAGTCATTAAAAAGTACACCAAAATCATAGATGGGGTTCCTGTTGAAATAACTGAAAAACAGACCCGGGAAGAACGAATCATTACAG GTCCTGAGATAAAATATACCAGGATCTCCACCGGAGggggagaaacagaagagaccTTGCAGAAATTCTTGCAAGAAG acacACCTGCAAGGAAGATACAAGCCAACAGAAGAGTTCAAG gatcTAGAAGACGATCAAGAGAAGGCCGTTCTCAGTGA